TGTGGATCCTGGGATATGGAACCGGTTGCGGCGCCATTGAAATGCGTCCCCTCATGACACCCCGATTTGACGCATACCGTTTTGGCATCCAGTGGCGGCCGACACCCCGGCAATCCAATTTACTCATGGTCTCCGGATATCTCTCCGTCAAAACCCTCAAACGGGTGATTCGAAGTTATGAGCAAATGCAAAACCCGAAATTCGTGATGGCCCTGGGCAGCTGTACGATCAACGGCGGCATGTATTGGGACAGCTACAACACCATCAACCGTCTGGATCATTACCTGCCGGTGGATGTATACGTCGCCGGTTGTATGCCCCGACCCGAGTCTATTTTGGCCGGACTCGAGGAACTGAAAAAACGCATTCGCGCCGGAAAGGGGGAGGGTGCCAACACCTATATCGAAAATTTGGACTGGTATAAAGCCAATCAGAAAAAAATCATCAAAGACTGGGATATGCCGGACTATAACTGGTAGGAATATTCATGGATTATGTCATTCACGAGCTGAAAACACACTTTTCAGGAAGGACTTTTGAAAAGAAGCGGGAAGATCTCCTGTTTACCACCCTGGAGACCGGAGTATTGGTTCACGCACTGAAACATCTGCGGGATGTGCTGGGCTTTCGTCATCTGGTGCTGATCACTGCCGTGGACTGGATTGAGGAAGATCAGTTTCAGCTCACCTATCTTCTGAGGAATCATACCCAAAAGACAGATGTGGGCCTCCGGGTCTTTATTCCACGGCAAAATCCCGTGATGGAATCGGTTCACACCTTATGGGAAACGGCGGCCACCTATCAGCGGGAATTACACGAAATGTTCGGAATCGATTTTCCCGGGAGTCCCAGAGTAAACAAACCCTTTATCCTGGAAGGCTGGCAGGATATTCCTCCTTACCGGAGAGATTTTGACACAAAAAAATATTCGGAAGAGACCTATTTCCCCAGGCCGGGGCGGAAAACTCACGATCCTGAGACATATATGAAACAGAAACTCTATCCCGATGGAACGGAATCATGAAATATTTTGAAGAAGACAGGAGCAAATTCCCCCCGAAAAATGCTGACGGTTCTTTTCAGATAGACCCGGAAAGTCACAAATTCACCCATATCTGGCAGGGCCCTCAACACCCTGGAATTACAGGAAATATGTCTCTTGAACTCATCATCCAGGGTGATGAGGTGATGCAGTGTGAAACCCACGTGGGTTACCTGCACCGGGGATTTGAAAAGCTGATGGAGCGGCGGAAATACATCCAGTGTTTTCCCCTGGTGTGCCGTATTTGCGTTCCCGAGCCCGATTTCAATGAATACTGTTTTGCCGCCGGCGTAGAAGAGCTGGCCGGTATTCATGTCCCGGAAAAAGCCCTCTGGATTCGCACCCTGGTTTTGGAAATGGCTCGACTGGCCAGTTATCTCATGTGGATGGGCGGCGCAGCGGGAAGTCTGGGACACGGCCTGCCGGGACAGTGGACCAATTACCTGCGGGATTATATTCTGGATCGGTTTGAAGAACTCACCGGCGGCCGAATCTATCACATGTATATTTTGCCTGGCGGGGTTCGGAATGACCTGCCGGAGGGATTTAAACAGCGACTTTTGGATGTATTGGATGATATAGAACGGGTTATGAAAGATGTAAAAACCGTCATGTTCAACAATGCCGTTTTCAAAAAACGAACCCAGGGACTCGGCGTCATAGATCCCTCGTGGATCGAACCTTATGGCATTACCGGTCCCAATGCCAGGGCAGCAGGAATCCCCCTGGATGTCCGGAAGGATTCCCCCTACCTGAAATATCCGGAGCTGGATTTTGAACCGGTCGTCGGGATAGAATCCGATGCCTATACACGCCTGGATGTCCGGCGGCGGGATTTGCTTGTCACCGTGGATCTGATCCGCCAGATTCTGAATAAAATGCCGGAAAACGGAGAATATATGGCGCCTTTGCCCAATGTGCTGAACTGGGAAATCCCCCGGGGAGAAACCTATGTCCGGGCAGAATGTACCCGGGGTGAATACGGGTATTACATGGTTTCTGACGGTTCCATGTATCCCCGGCGGGTCAATGTGCGGGGACCCTCGTACACCCATGCCGTGGCACTCATGGAAAAACTGGTCGTCGGCGTGAATATTGCCGATGTGGCGGCCCTGATGACCTCTCTACATACCTATCCACCTGAAATTGAGCGGTAACCATGAAAATCAGCGATATACTTCAGCCTTTAACGGCCTGGAAAAATCTGGTAAAAGACCCCATCACAATTAAGGTTCCCCTGAACCGGGATGGAGCTCCGCGCTACCGGGGCTTCCACAAAAATGATCTGGATACCTGTATTGGATGCGGCACCTGTGAAGCCATTTGTCAGAATGCCGCCATCGACATGGTTCCGGTAGAGGGCGTTGAGACAAAAGACGGTGACAGCGGCCTGCGCCCGCGTATTGACTACGGACGCTGCTGCTGGTGTGGCCTCTGTGTTGATATCTGCACGACGGGATCGTTGACCATGTCCAATGCCTATCAATGGATTGACAATGATCCGGAAGTTTTCCGGTTTATTCCCGGTGCAGAGGAAAAACCCTGGGATACGGCCGACAAGGGATACAAGCGGCCGGAAAACTATACCCTGAACCCGTTGGACCGGGTCTCCATGGAAGAGCTCAACCCGGCAGACCGAATCCAGGGCTTTATGGAAATTGTAAAGGGATACAGCCATGAGCAGGCACTGCGGGAAGCTGACCGGTGTGTTTCCTGTGGGATCTGCGTTGCTACCTGCCCGGCACACATGGGTATTCCCGCTTATATTGAGGCAATTCGAAACGATGATTTGAACCGGGCTATACGTATTCTCTATGAGACCAATCCGCTTCCGGAAGTCTGTGGCCGGGTGTGTACCCATAAATGCGAAACCGTCTGTTCCATTTCCCACCGGGGGGATCCTGTATCCATCCGGTGGTTGAAACGCTATATTGCCGATCAGATTCCTGAACATAAATATGCTTCCCTGCTGGATTCTCCACAGGAAGAGACCGGAAAAAAGATAGCCATTATCGGTGCCGGTCCGGCCGGTCTTTCTGCCGCTTACTATCTCCGCCTTCAGGGACATGCCGTTGTGATTTTTGAAGCTCAGCCCGAGGCCGGCGGGATGATGAGATATGGAATTCCTGAATATCGCCTTCCCTATGACCAGCTGGATAAAGACATTGAACACATAAAACACCTCGGCGTGAAAATCAGGACCGAAACACGTGTTGGGCGGGATATATCACTGAAATCCCTCCATGAAGAATTTGACATTGTCTATGCGGCAACAGGGCTTCATGAAGGCCGGAGCACCCGGGCTCAGGGAGCTGATCATCCCCAAGTATATCAGGCGGTGAATCTGCTCCGGGATTTTACCAAAGGACTAAAAATCCCGTATGAAGCGCCGGTGGTCGTCATCGGAGGCGGAAATGTCGCCATGGATATCGCCCGAACGCTTGCGCGCCTGCACATGCAAAAGATGGGCCGGGTGAACATCACCCTCACCTGCCTGGAAACAGAGGATATAATGCCGGCGGACCGGGAAGAAATCGTAGAAGCCCGGGAAGAAGGGATTCAAATCATTCCCGGCTACGGCCCCCTGGAAGTTGTCAGCGAAGGCGATACCCTGAAGGGCTTGAAAACCGTTCGGTGTGTTTCGGTTTTTGACGAACATGGCCGCTTCAATCCAAAATTTGACCCCTCAGATACCCGATTTTTACCAGCATCCATTGTCGTTGAAGCCATCGGGCAGGGCATGGACCTCTCATACATACCCGAATCATTCAAAAAAGAGATAAAAACCGATGCACGGGGACGGATTCAGGTGGATGCGTATTATCAAACATCCCTGCCCTGGTTTTTTGCAGGTGGTGACATCATAGAGGGGCCGGATGTGATTCACGCCATTGCCAACGGTCACACGGCGGCAAAACGTATAGACCATATTTTACGAGGTGAACTATGACACATTTAACTGTACGGGATATTCTTGAACACGCGGAACGCATTGAAACTGAAAGTCATGTGTTTTATGTCAGGGCTGCCGGTTTTCTCAATGATCCGGACGCGCGCCAACTGGCCATTGAGCTTTCAGAAGAAGAAACCAAACACTTCAATCATCTGCGGGATTTATTAAACCAGACCCATTTGTCCTCCCACGAACTGGATAAAACACTGGGATCAGAGGTTAACCTCTCTGACCGGGTTGTTAAAACATCGGATATCAACGAAGAATCGGATGCAGATACGATTTTAAACGTTGCCCTGGAGCGTGAGAAACAAACCGAAGCCCTATATCGTTTATATCTTACTCTAACCGGCATCCCCGATCACCTTGTCCGGGTTTTTGAAGACCTTCGGCAACAGGAGGTCGGACATCAGAAGCGTATACTGAAAATGATCGAAAAACGAAAAAGAAACACAAACGGGAAGGAATCATAATGACTGTTCTCGTATCCCGTGAAGCGCCTGATTTCACGGCACCGGCCGTCATGCCGGACAATACGATCAATCCATCATTTCGTTTATCGGATTATAAAGGAAAACCGATCGTTCTTTTTTTCTGGCCCCTGGATTTCAGCTTTGTGTGTCCAACGGAAATCATTGCCCATGACCGGCGTCTGGATGCTTTCGACAAACGGGGTATCCGGGTGATTGGCGTGTCTGTAGACTCACAATATACCCATCTGGCCTGGAAGAATACTCCCCGGACAAAGGGGGGGATTGGGCCGGTACGTTTTCCCATTGTCGCAGATGTCAATCATGAAATCACCCAAAAATACGGCATTGAACATCCGGACGGTGTGGCACTCAGGGCCTCTTTTCTCATCGACCCGGATGGGATTGTGCAATCACAAATCATCAATAACCTGAATCTTGGCCGGAATGTTGATGAAATCTTGCGCGTGGCCGACGCCCTGGCCTATACCCGGGAAACAGGCAGGGTGTGTCCTGCCGGCTGGGAATCGGGAAAATCTGCCCTGGAAGCCAGTGCCGAAGGCGTTGAAAGTTATCTCAGCGAATTTTCTGAAGATTTGTAATTTGGAATCCAGACAAAACTGTTATAAATAAAGGTTCCGTCATCCTTGAGAACAATGGCAAGGGGGATTTTTATATCTTTGGAAAAGTGCCGGTAGGCGCCAGTCAATATATGAAAACGACCCAAAGGATTGCCACGGCCCTCTTCTATGTGTACGGATAATTTCCCCTGACGATATTGTGAAAACACAGCTTCCCCGACATCTGTCATAATATCATCCATTCGTTCAACAGTATGTGGCGTTTGCCGGTTATCCCACCATGCCGAGTAGGGATTTTTCATCATCATCAGGAGGTGTTTCAGAAAAAGGTCGGGATAATCACCGGGCCAGGAGGCAAAGGCAGGAAAGATAACCTGCACATCGTCCCGGTAAACCCGTTCCAGCAAAGTCCTGACAAAAGCCCCCCACAGGGCAGGATCATGGGTCCGGCACAAGCGGTTTAGGGCTTCATGATCCGGGTATTTCCGGCAAATCTCCGCAGCCAGCTCCTTTTCTGAAACGCCCCGGATCATGGAAGGCACTGAATCATATGCGGTAACTCCGGCAGATACGGCATACGAAAAATCTTTTAAAAAACGGATATCCAGACTATCCTGATTCATCAGGTGTGCGAACACATCTCCTCTTACATCAAAGAGCCGGGTGGGAATCTGCAGAGAAAAGTTAAGTAATGCGATCTGGAAGGTCGTGTCCGGACGGTTTGTACTACCCCGTTGTAAATCAGCTCCGGTGGGTATCACATGACATCTTGCCGGGCCGGCGTATCCTTTCTCTCCATAAAAAACAAGAGGCAGGCCCGTGTGTTGAAGAATCCGGGTCGTGGAAGAATCCCTGTGGACCACGATATCAATCCAGTCCTCGTTTTCTCCTCCGGAATAACCAAAAAGGGGAAATCCTGCCATACCCTGTTCCGGAAATACAGGCATGAGTCCCACTTTTTCACGAACATTCCGATCCAGTGTATAGAAGGCCATGAAATCCCGGATGTGCCCGGGTTCAAAACCGGGCAGGGATACATTTAAAATCGTTTCAAATTGTTTTTTAACCTGCCGCCCGTAGTAAATTTCAGCATACCGGATAAAGAACGGCAATGACCAGCTTTCACATTGAGCCCAACGCAGAAGGTGCCAGATGGCCAGGACATCTTCGGCCATCCAGGGAGTTGTATCCACATGATACCAACGGCATCCCGACGGTGGCGGAAGTGAAGAAAATCGCTGATTGATTCCATTAACGAAGTGTTCAAGGTTATCCCGTGTTTCATCCGGGAGCCCGGACAGGGTTTTCGAGGCAAGGGTTTGAAAGGGCCAGGCCTTCAGGTAGGCATCGGCCGATCTGTATTCTTCTCCGAAATACCGGGAAAGCTCTCCCCGGGCACTTAGTCGCAAATACATCAACCGGTCGCCCACCGCCCACGCCTGGGCAAACCCAAGAGCCTGGAAAAAATCCTCCTCCTCTGAAAGGTGAATGTGGAGTTTTGTCCCATCTTGGTCGGGGCGCACAAGAAAGGTTCCTTCCCGTTCCATGCGGATTTCGGGATAGGCGGCCATTTCCCCCTGGCGCAACCAGGATCGGAATATAAAGAAACCCGCACCCGCCAAAAACAAAACAAGGCAGGTCAGATACACGGCCTTACGCATCATGAGTCCCCCAGGATACGTGCTGTGAGTGTATAGGGCGAAAGGGTGAAACGGGCGGCAACGATATGGCCGGAGGATATATCAACACGGATAAATCGTTGGGCTTCCGGATCCGCCAGGCGGGAGGTAAAAAGGTCTGTTGTGGCTAAAACAGAGGAACCTCCGTCCGGCAATAACAGAATTTCCCACTCCAGAATATTTGAGTTTTTCTCCCGTGGTATCATCAGGGCTGAATAATAAGCCCCTTCAATCTCAAGAGGAATACTGAATTCCCGGGGTGTGTTAACACGTGTCAGGGCCAGAAGCAAAGATAACATCGTATGCCGGCCTGTTTCTGAAATTCTTTCATCTCCCGTGGAATAGATCGTTTTTTCGGGCTTGTATTGGGTGTGGAAAGATTGTTGAAAATTTTTCTGGGAAATTTTTTTTTCATAGGAGACAATCCGGCTCATGGACGTGTCCATTGTCACCCGATAGCGGTTATTCACCTTATAAATAGCGGAAAAAAAGGGGTTGGTCCGGGCGGTATACTCATAGGTAACAAGTGTTGGATTATCATCGGGAATTTGTTGAATGTGAACACGCACAACAGGAATTCCGAGAAAAGTGACCTCATAATCCTGACCCCACAGGGTTATGGGTATGCATAGCAGGAAAAAGGCGGTTATCGGAAAAAATCGTTTTATCATCACAGCGCAAATATACACAAGAGAAACGAAAATCATCGGACCGAATTTTATTCTTTTTTAATGTCCTGGGGCGGTGGGGGAGCCGGAAAGCGGAAATGGGGCTTCAACAAGTAGATCCCCAACCACAGCAGCAAACCGGCGACCAGCACCCACGCATTCCTCACGCGCCCTTCCGCTACATACCAAAGGGGTTCACTGTCCAGATTCAGAAGAATCATAGAAAACAAATTATACGCTCCGTGGCAAAAAACTGCCGGCCATACCGACCGGAGGCCGGACGCAAGGGTTCCGAGAACAATCCCCAGGATAAAAATTTGAACAAAGTACCAGGGCAATGCATGCACCAGGGCAAAGAAGAGAGATGAGATGACGATAGCAGATTTGGTGTTTCGAAATGCTTTTTCCATGGACCCAAGGAGCATCCCCCTGAAAATTACCTCTTCTGCAAAGGCAGCCACCCCGGATACGGCGATAATCATCAGAACAGCCTCGCCGATACCGGACCACTTCATCCCTTCCAGAAGGGAAAAATATTCAGGTGGTATTTCCAGCCACCGCAAAAGCAGCCGGTCCACCGCATCCGCCAGGATCAGAAGGCCAGCCATAAAAGAGATCACCCCTGGCCAGGAGCCCTTATCAGGAGCTGAAAGATTAAAAAGGTGGATGAGAGAGTACTCTCCCTTTTTCCTCCCCACATACCACAAAACCGGTGCAAGGAAAATCAGCTCCAGAATTATCATACCCAAAACCGTCCGGTAGTAGGAATCCGGGATAAAAGAGGATGTGAGTAGGGGTGATAACACCAAAGACAAGCCCCAGCCCGCCAGCAGAAGGGCTAAAGATGTTCTTAAAGGGAGTCCCCCGTCGTGTGTATTGAAATCCTGATGTGTCATATTACCTGATTAGAAGCGGTTTAAATCACCGTTAATGATAATTCCTCCGGGCTTGGTAAAGGCAACCGATTCAAAATAGGGGTTAAACACCGTAATATTGGGGATACTTTCCGCCAAAATCAGAGAGGCGGGATGATTATCCTTGCTCCAGTCCTCCGGGGGGCCGGGCATTTCTTTGCTTGAATCGGTAAGGACATAGAGGGGAATTTTTTTCTCCCGGCAAAGGCGGGACACCAGGCCCGTCCCGATTTTATTCACAAATCCGTCTTTCCAGTACCAGTCCGTGCCTACCATGGCCAGATCACAGGTTTCTATGGCTTTTTCCATGGCAGAATCGGTATACAGCATCACTTCGATTTCGTAACGTGCCAAAAACTTTGCCAGATTCACGGCCTCATTGACCGGGCGGCATTCTGTAGTGTGAACCGTAAAGGTGATATCATTTTGCATCGCCCGAACCAGTGATTTTCGAACAATAGAACTGTGGCTGAATGAGAAGACCCGGGCGCCGTCTTTAATCAGGGATGAGGCGGTTTCCACGGTTTTATCAATTTTATCATTCAGCGCTTCGCGGAATATCTCAATGATTTCAGGAACCGTTTGTTCACCATTCTGAAACGTATCCATGATTACCTTGTACAGGTTGGGAAAAATAGCCATGAGGGGATGGGCCTCTGTGACTTTTTCATAAAAGAACTGGATTTTTTTTCTTTGTTCTTCACGTGTAAAATCGCTGTTTTCCGTAAAATACCGGGTCAGAATATTTAAAAATTTCAGCAAGAGTGTTGTGGCCCCCGCTTCCTGTTCAAGCAGGAGGGTTTCAAATTCAGGATAATACTTCATCAGGACTCTCCTCACGGGGAAGGTGAACAATCCCCGATTTTTTTTCATTGATGAGCTTCCACTGGAAATCAAAAAGCTTGCGCATCATTTTTATGGATGTATCCAGATTGTACAAATTTTTTCTGGCTTTGTCGAAGTCTTTATTTCGCCGGTGCATATCCGCCATCAGATAATGGGACATGGATACATCTTTTGTATTCATGTCTGTTTCCAGCAAAGACCGTTCAAAATATTCAATCGCTTTTTTCCTGTTTTCGACCGCCTGAATATCATCCCCCTCATCGTCGAAGAGCCAGGCAATGCGCATGAAACAGTCACCGATAAGGTAGGAGCGGGCGCCATCCACCGCCAGAATGCCCTGGTAGGCCCTGAAGAGCTCCAGCGTCGTTGGATTGTTGTCCGAAAATTGGTCCAGATAGGCCGGGCTTTCAACATAAACCGATACTTCCTGAAGGTTTTTGGGCGGTGAGGCAAAGTCATGACTCACGTAATAACACACCGGACACTGGATCAGCCAGTCGTCCAACAGATCATCCTGGAGTGTGTGGATTCTAAAATCGGTGTCTATGGCTTCAATTTCGAAAAGCATGTCTTTCGGATTGTTGGGGATATTGGTACCACAGACCGGGCAGGCGACGGCCCGTTGTCCGTTATCGATATCTTCTGGAACGTAATTGTCATGATTCATTGAGTTGGATCTCCAGCCATTTTTTTGCTTCAAAGCCTTTCTGCATCATCCGGGCAATGGCCCTGAGGGCCCGTTTGTGATTTTCCCAGGACACTTGTTCAACAGCATCTTCCAGAGAAAGCCAATCATAACTTTCGTGTTCCTGGCCTATCTTCACCAGTTCCTTTTCCACTTCAGCGGCAAAAACGGGAACAAGGTTCATGCGGTCTTCTGCTGCTTCGTAAAAAGAGCTGGTAAAATCGGCAACCCAGAATCGGACGGGACTCAACCCGGTTTCTTCGGACATTTCGCGCAACGCTGTTTCCCACGCCATTTCTCCAGGGAGGATTTTTCCATGAACACAGTGGTAAATGCCAGCGTAAATACGCTCCGATGCCCGTTTCATAATCAAAAAACGGAGTCCGTCGGGTGTTCGCCTGAAAATCCAGCAATCAATAACCCGTGTAATAATGCGTGTCATATTCTTTTAATTCAGAAGGGAAGGTCGTCGTCCTGTGGCAGATTTTCCGATGTTCCGGTATTGGAAGATGTATTCTCGTTTTCGTCATATTGAATCGAAACATCTGAGGCAGATCCACTATCATCCTCATCTTGTCCGGCGCCCCGGCGATCCAGAAGAATCAGGATATCTACAAGAATTTCCGTTGTGTACCGGTCGTTTCCGTCCTTATCCTGCCATTTCCGGGTTCGGATCCGTCCTTCCACATAAACTTTCCGCCCTTTGGTCACATATTGGTTGATATAATCTGCCGTTTTTCCGAAGGCCACACAACGATGCCATTCGGTTATTTCTTTGATTTCGCCGCTTGAGCTATCCCGGTAAGACTCCGTTGTCGCCACGGAGATGTTTGATATGGCCCGTCCATCTGGCAAAGCCCTCCGCTCCGGATCCCGTCCGAGGTTACCAATAATGATCACTTTGTTCATGGAATTTTTATGCATCTGTTTCCTCCCGTTTTTTTTGACGCTCTTTGTTCAATATCCGTAATTCCTGTACAATCAATGCTTCTACCTGGTCGCGGTCGCGGTAAAGCAGTCCCAAAATTTTTTTCTTCTGGTGGGATCCGAGAATGGCATTCCAGACAAGTGGATCGCAGCGAACGATGTTTGGTTTATCAATATCGCCGGCGGTTACAATCATGGATGGAAGTTTTTGGCTGACCGGTGAATTGAAAACAAAACTCATGTCCGGAAATCGCGGTCCCAGATCGTCTCGATTTTTTCCCACCAGGGGATTATAACCACTGGCGTTGATGTAATCCTTTACATAGACCAGCTCCTCCGGCAAATCCCGAACAAAGGCCGTAAAAATCAACAATTCGTAAGGTCGAAACAGGTCCGGGTTTGCATCGCGGGACAAGGTCATCACATCCGCGACCTTTTCATTGGGAAAAAGGGTTTGACGGGTCATGTCCACAATGAGAATCTTTTTGTTTTGAGTCATTGGTTCTCCGGTCTTGGTCCGAAAAGTCCCTGCCCGATCCTCAACATGGTGGCTCCTTCTTCCAGGGCAATACGGTAATCACCGGACATCCCCATGGAATACTCCCTGAAAGAAAAGGTATCTGTTTCGAGGGGCCGGAGCGTATCTCCGATTTCCCGGAGGAGGCGAAAGGCTTTACGGATTCTGTTTTCATCTTCTGTCAGCGGCCCCATGGTCATGAGTCCGCGGATATGCAGCCCCGGGGTCTCTTTTTGCAGGGTTTTGACAAAGTCCGATACCCGGTCGGGTCGAAGGCCGCTTTTGGTTTCTTCGCCACTTGTGTTCACCTGAATACAGATATTTACGGAGGATTCCTTCTCGTAAATTTTCCGGGCAATTTTTATGTGATCCAGGCTGTGAAGCCAGTGAAAATAGTCCACCAGTTTCTGAACTTTGTTTGATTGTAATACCCCGATAAAGTGCCGGATTACGCCAGGTAGTGGATCTTTTTCAAATTTTTCCAGGGCTTCCTGCATCCGGCTTTCTCCCAGATTGTCTATTCCCAGATCTGCAGCCTGTTGCAGAACCGAGATGGGAAAACGCTTTGTAACGGCCACCAGTGTTACCTTGTCAGGATGGGGAGACAGGCGGCGGATATCCGTTTTGATGCGGTTCAGATTTTCCTCAAGATTTGGGATCATTCCTCGATGCTTTCAACCTCTTCGGCTTCTTCATCTTCTTTCAGATACGCAACGGAACTGATTTTATCGTCCGGCTTCAGATTGATCAGTCTGACCCCTTGTGTGTTACGGGAATAGACACTGATATCCCGGACATGCAT
This window of the Candidatus Neomarinimicrobiota bacterium genome carries:
- a CDS encoding NADH-quinone oxidoreductase subunit B, producing MSNDDLKKRRVKGPDGIEFEVNPMEDYFCTERPHPESPANRILEKFFNWARSESVWILGYGTGCGAIEMRPLMTPRFDAYRFGIQWRPTPRQSNLLMVSGYLSVKTLKRVIRSYEQMQNPKFVMALGSCTINGGMYWDSYNTINRLDHYLPVDVYVAGCMPRPESILAGLEELKKRIRAGKGEGANTYIENLDWYKANQKKIIKDWDMPDYNW
- a CDS encoding hypothetical protein (frameshifted, insertion/deletion at around 2756866,2756781,2756854); this translates as MDYVIHELKTHFSGRTFEKKREDLLFTTLETGVLVHALKHLRDVLGFRHLVLITAVDWIEEDQFQLTYLLRNHTQKTDVGLRVFIPRQNPVMESVHTLWETAATYQRELHEMFGIDFPGSPRVNKPFILEGWQDIPPYRRDFDTKKYSEETYFPRPGRKTHDPETYMKQKLYPDGTES
- a CDS encoding NADH-quinone oxidoreductase subunit D; protein product: MKYFEEDRSKFPPKNADGSFQIDPESHKFTHIWQGPQHPGITGNMSLELIIQGDEVMQCETHVGYLHRGFEKLMERRKYIQCFPLVCRICVPEPDFNEYCFAAGVEELAGIHVPEKALWIRTLVLEMARLASYLMWMGGAAGSLGHGLPGQWTNYLRDYILDRFEELTGGRIYHMYILPGGVRNDLPEGFKQRLLDVLDDIERVMKDVKTVMFNNAVFKKRTQGLGVIDPSWIEPYGITGPNARAAGIPLDVRKDSPYLKYPELDFEPVVGIESDAYTRLDVRRRDLLVTVDLIRQILNKMPENGEYMAPLPNVLNWEIPRGETYVRAECTRGEYGYYMVSDGSMYPRRVNVRGPSYTHAVALMEKLVVGVNIADVAALMTSLHTYPPEIER
- a CDS encoding FAD-dependent oxidoreductase, which translates into the protein MKISDILQPLTAWKNLVKDPITIKVPLNRDGAPRYRGFHKNDLDTCIGCGTCEAICQNAAIDMVPVEGVETKDGDSGLRPRIDYGRCCWCGLCVDICTTGSLTMSNAYQWIDNDPEVFRFIPGAEEKPWDTADKGYKRPENYTLNPLDRVSMEELNPADRIQGFMEIVKGYSHEQALREADRCVSCGICVATCPAHMGIPAYIEAIRNDDLNRAIRILYETNPLPEVCGRVCTHKCETVCSISHRGDPVSIRWLKRYIADQIPEHKYASLLDSPQEETGKKIAIIGAGPAGLSAAYYLRLQGHAVVIFEAQPEAGGMMRYGIPEYRLPYDQLDKDIEHIKHLGVKIRTETRVGRDISLKSLHEEFDIVYAATGLHEGRSTRAQGADHPQVYQAVNLLRDFTKGLKIPYEAPVVVIGGGNVAMDIARTLARLHMQKMGRVNITLTCLETEDIMPADREEIVEAREEGIQIIPGYGPLEVVSEGDTLKGLKTVRCVSVFDEHGRFNPKFDPSDTRFLPASIVVEAIGQGMDLSYIPESFKKEIKTDARGRIQVDAYYQTSLPWFFAGGDIIEGPDVIHAIANGHTAAKRIDHILRGEL
- a CDS encoding peroxiredoxin — encoded protein: MTVLVSREAPDFTAPAVMPDNTINPSFRLSDYKGKPIVLFFWPLDFSFVCPTEIIAHDRRLDAFDKRGIRVIGVSVDSQYTHLAWKNTPRTKGGIGPVRFPIVADVNHEITQKYGIEHPDGVALRASFLIDPDGIVQSQIINNLNLGRNVDEILRVADALAYTRETGRVCPAGWESGKSALEASAEGVESYLSEFSEDL
- the ssb gene encoding single-stranded DNA-binding protein, which gives rise to MHKNSMNKVIIIGNLGRDPERRALPDGRAISNISVATTESYRDSSSGEIKEITEWHRCVAFGKTADYINQYVTKGRKVYVEGRIRTRKWQDKDGNDRYTTEILVDILILLDRRGAGQDEDDSGSASDVSIQYDENENTSSNTGTSENLPQDDDLPF
- a CDS encoding YggS family pyridoxal phosphate-dependent enzyme, with the translated sequence MIPNLEENLNRIKTDIRRLSPHPDKVTLVAVTKRFPISVLQQAADLGIDNLGESRMQEALEKFEKDPLPGVIRHFIGVLQSNKVQKLVDYFHWLHSLDHIKIARKIYEKESSVNICIQVNTSGEETKSGLRPDRVSDFVKTLQKETPGLHIRGLMTMGPLTEDENRIRKAFRLLREIGDTLRPLETDTFSFREYSMGMSGDYRIALEEGATMLRIGQGLFGPRPENQ